CATGACACATGCTACTCGACATATTGGAATTTTGTTTTACCTTCTAACAAGACACAGTCTCATCATTTCTGTCCAAATTAATTTTCCATATTTGCTTACCAACACACCCACCACGTGCAGTGTGTCAATCACAGCGGTCGCGCGCGCACAGTGACAGTTCACTTAAGTCCTGCAACGTCCGGTCAAATTTATTTGCGACTTCAGAAACATTATTAGCgctcatttatttagttgatacCTTTTTATAAGTTCATTAACAATAAGTTTGATCAGTAAACATGACAAGCTGTCGTCACAGATGCTAGCTTTTTTGAGTGTTCCTAGCGAGTTGAGTATGTTCTAACCACTCATTCGCGCTGCTCTCTAGAGCCGATTGTCAAGAGAAGAACGCGTCATCGGCTGACATCATCCAATCACAGTCGCGATTCCTCTGTACAGCCCTTCGATAGCCCAATCAGCAGAGCGCGTTCCACTTCGTGCCATCAGTCGTGTGATGATGTGATCGACGGAACTTCCGTATGGAAAGCGAAGGTGGCCAAACTTTCTGATTCCGTtcatttgttagtttttttcttGCCCGTTTTTTAAAGATGGCTTCGATCGTTGTCAAACGTGTCCCGTCGCACTTCGCTCTGCTTTCTTCAATAACGCGCTTTCGTGCGCGCTCCACCTTACTGTTACATTCATCAGGAGCGCGCAGGTGAGCTTATATCACCAAGCAGTGAATAATTGCAATGACTTAGAGTTTGCTAGCTTCCTCCTGAATTGTGAATGTCTTGTTATAAACAGAGTAGATAGATGCAATCAAATCATGTGATTAACGTTTCGATAATATTTGCCAGTGTTAAGACATTTGTTTCTTCCATCACCAGTTACACATGTGCATCTGAACCCGGCAGCAGGACTCCTAAGATATACACGAAAACGGGCGACAAAGGTGCCTGTGCCACTTTCTCTTATCAAAGTTTATGTATTTCCGTGGAACCCACCCCCACCGCGTTtgagtagtttttactgcaccaCTTCAGGGTACAGGTCTCTCTCTCGAGGTTCTGCACcctgcaggaggtggcattcgcTCCTTGCTCCTTggagttccttaaccactgcgccacctgctgtctcttcaCTCACTGGGAAACCGTGAACCAGCTTCCTCCGGCTCACTGCAGCTTTTACTGCTTCGAAAGGTTTCTCCAGCACGTTCACTGGAGAGAGGAGGCCGAAGGAGGACCCCGTGTTCGAAGCTTTGGGGGCAACGGATGAGCTGTCCTCAGCGATAGGGTAAGCTGTGGCACACGGTGCATGTTCACTCATTGTATACCATCATGGACGTTTATTTGTCATGAGTCACTGTAAttgtactttgtgttttttttccttttagattAGCCCGAGAATTTTGCATTGAACAGGGACATCCCTTCGTCGAAGAGCTGGACAAGGTCCGACTTGACTGTTGCAAGCTCTTTGAGTCGACATCAGAACGCATTCTGGGTTGTAACTAACTCGCGCCTTgtggtttttctgttttgttcttgCCGTTACAGATCCAGTGTGTGTTGCAGGACGTGGGGTCGAACATTGCTACCCCCCTCTCTTCAGCCAGAGAAAGTCACATAAGTAAAGTCCAGATTTCACTACGGTGTCATACCTGCTGAGCTGCATCGGCACACTCGAAACACATTGagcagtttgtgtgtgggtgtatgttCAGAGGCCTCACTCAGATGTTAGAAAGGTCAATGTAGTCCATGTTTACCTATTTTTTCAGCCTAAGTGTCTCCCTTTCTCAACTTCCCAGAGAAAACAAAGTTCACAGGACAGCCTGTCTCTGAGCTTGAGAGCTGGATCGACAGATACACAGAGGAGCTGCCTCCCCTCACCAGCTTCATCTTACCAGTAAGGCCACAGTTAAAGCGAGCCTGTTTTCGTGAACGCCCTCATACCACACATGCTAGCTGATTCTAAGGCACGTCGCATGGGGAAATGTTCTACAAAAGTCCGGTGCAGTTTTCTTGCAATAAACACATACCCAAAAACGAACTGCTAGTTACCCTGAgttgtatgtctctttggaacAATTTGGTTTGGTAatacaattaaattttaaaaatttgtgtttgcatttttttgttttattttttccacaatttGTTCCTGGAACAAAGGGCTGAATGTATAATGCTGTTTGTTCTCaatgtgttacactgctttttCTTTATGGTGTTAGGCATCACTTGGGAAACAGTTggatttctcccccccccccccctcctcctcccccataagtaatttcattaccTAGTTTTGAATGTTTGGTCTGTGTTGTAGAACTATTTAGGACCTATGGGGGACAAGTGCATTAATCTGTTAGCTAGTAAAGGTGGGAAGGGGGAAATGACCCAGTGCAGATTCTGTGTTTTGACTGAGGGAGGCAGAAAAGACCATTGGGGAAGATGAGCAATTATCTGACTGGAGCCTCTATTGTGTTTCAGTCTGGTGGGAAAagcagtgctgctctccacGTGGCCAGGGCAGTATGCCGCAGAGCTGAGCGCAGgtcagacacagacagagacagacacacacagacagacacacacacacacacacacacacgactcaTGCTAAAAGCACAACTCTTGTTTCAGGGTTGCTTCTATTGTGCGAACAGGTGAAGCTGACACAGATGTTGCCAGATTTCTCAACAGGTGTGTAAACAATCCCATCCCTCTTGTGCAccacaatgtttaaaaaaaaaaaaaaaaaaaaaaaacctaaattgTACATTTCTAAATTTCTCAGATTGAGTGACTACCTATTTACAGTGGCACGGTATGCAGCCCTGAAGGAGGGCCATCAGGAGAAGATCTACAGGAGACCACAGTAAGGACTCTTGGGAACTGATGAGGAAACAAGTGACTTTCAGTTGTGGTACAGATTAAAAGTGaatagtttaaaataaaaagttttgtaaacatcTCAGTCCCCAAGCTTGAGCCCTATTGAAATGCTGTGCAGAATTGTGCTACCAGTACAAACCTACAATCAACCAAGATCTTGAAGTGTCCTGCATGGAGAAGTAGGCCAAGACTGTGCTAACCTTGTCATACTTCAGAGGAAGATGCAATAATTGCAGGGCTGCCCCTTTTGAAACCtacattttttgcagaaattagGCATACTCAAGTTAATACAGGGCTTCCCTGTGCTTGAGCCAAAAATGATCCCTTGTATTTTATACAATTGTTTCTGATCAGTTTTATGAAGGATACTGAGTTTTTCCAAGATgagcagttacatttattagaGGCAATTTACAACTTCAAAACAGTTACAAAAGGAACATTAGATCTTGTGAAAACCCACTT
The window above is part of the Scleropages formosus chromosome 19, fSclFor1.1, whole genome shotgun sequence genome. Proteins encoded here:
- the mmab gene encoding corrinoid adenosyltransferase MMAB, which codes for MASIVVKRVPSHFALLSSITRFRARSTLLLHSSGARSYTCASEPGSRTPKIYTKTGDKGFSSTFTGERRPKEDPVFEALGATDELSSAIGLAREFCIEQGHPFVEELDKIQCVLQDVGSNIATPLSSARESHIKKTKFTGQPVSELESWIDRYTEELPPLTSFILPSGGKSSAALHVARAVCRRAERRVASIVRTGEADTDVARFLNRLSDYLFTVARYAALKEGHQEKIYRRPQ